A window of Mobiluncus massiliensis genomic DNA:
TCTGGCCAGTGCTATCTCGGCGATTCGCCTGCTGCGAAAAGAAACTTACCAGGTCGTGCGGGAGGGGCAATAGATGTTGTTGGAACTGTGCGAAGTAACCAAGAAGTTTTCGCGGCGGGGACGCGAGTTCAACGCGGTAGACAGCGTGAGCTTGAGTATTGATGCCGGCCAATTTGTGGTCATTTCAGGCAAATCGGGTAACGGAAAGACGACCCTGCTGAACCTGATGATGGGCCTACTGCGTCCCAGCTCAGGAACGGTTCTGGTGGCAGGAGAGGATTTGTCCCGTCTTTCGGATCGGGAACTGTCCCAGCTGCGCCGGTTTCGTCTGGGCATGATTACGCAGCAGCAAACCCTGGTTAGTTCCCTCAACGTGTTGGAAAACGTGGTGCTGCCTGCGACTTTGCCGGCACAAGGGCGTTCTTCGGGGCAATCGTCCCCGGCGGCGGTGGAGTCTTTGCCCGTCAATCGCGCGCTGAATTTGCTGGAAAAGCTCGACATCACGGACCTAACACATGCCTGGCCCGCGGAACTGTCCGGGGGAGAAATGCGCCGAGTCGCCATCGCCCGCGCTCTTATGACCCGACCGGAGATTTTGTTGGCCGATGAACCGACCGGAGACTTGGACGATGACTCCACCGCGGCGGTACTGGGGCTATTCCGCGAGCTCGCACAAGGGAGTAGCGCGGTCGTCATGGTCACGCACGACGCGGCCGCTTATGAATACTGCAACCGCAGATTCGACATGCTGAACGGCAGCTTGGAAGAGCTGCGGTAAGTCGAGTTTCCCCAAATTTGCGATGAATTAGGGCCTGAACAGCCCAATGAAGTTATATTAATTAGGCAAGGCTTGCCTTATTAACTATTTTTCTGTAGCCTTGACGTGTTTCGATTTGGAAAGAAGTTGATGGAATCGTGAACGC
This region includes:
- a CDS encoding ABC transporter ATP-binding protein, which encodes MLLELCEVTKKFSRRGREFNAVDSVSLSIDAGQFVVISGKSGNGKTTLLNLMMGLLRPSSGTVLVAGEDLSRLSDRELSQLRRFRLGMITQQQTLVSSLNVLENVVLPATLPAQGRSSGQSSPAAVESLPVNRALNLLEKLDITDLTHAWPAELSGGEMRRVAIARALMTRPEILLADEPTGDLDDDSTAAVLGLFRELAQGSSAVVMVTHDAAAYEYCNRRFDMLNGSLEELR